From the Arthrobacter sp. PM3 genome, one window contains:
- a CDS encoding acyltransferase, producing the protein MVPQQRTAGGPAPTPDRDPVIDLARFFCLTLVVVGHILMVSPVLHPDGTVTSENTLGNQHWFEPVVWVLQIMPLFFVAGGITGLQSWRRLRARGGTASDFMQIRLLRLIRPAAVLLAVMFTGLSLALLRGVDPQVIQLLTSGAGMPLWFLAAYLAAQLNLPWLAALHGRAPWLTLAGLISLVVAVDCLRGILPELAYLNMVFVWCAVQQLGFIVADNPAFRPGRPALLGIVVASNMLLGLLVLLGLYSGNMLVNLNPPNLTLVLLGISQAAALQFLRPWLSRIASLARVRRFVGVAGRRSMTVYLWHLPLLAAMSGVLLLTDFPQPAGGTAGWWWGRPLVLLAVIALLMPIVALFGRLEDRPTAPGPAPGRPAAAVLLAAVAVFVPAVNAALNGLTLGLLGGGAACFALAVVLLGRVPARLTTPAGRTGGSEPPLPHPPLSANVEP; encoded by the coding sequence ATGGTTCCACAGCAGCGGACAGCCGGCGGGCCGGCCCCGACGCCGGACCGCGACCCGGTGATCGACCTTGCCCGGTTCTTCTGCCTGACCCTGGTGGTGGTCGGGCATATCCTGATGGTCAGCCCGGTCCTGCACCCCGACGGGACCGTGACCAGCGAAAACACCCTGGGCAACCAGCATTGGTTTGAGCCCGTCGTCTGGGTCCTCCAGATCATGCCGCTGTTCTTCGTGGCCGGCGGGATCACCGGCCTGCAGTCCTGGCGGCGGCTCCGCGCCCGCGGCGGCACCGCCTCGGACTTCATGCAGATCCGGCTGCTTCGCCTGATCCGCCCGGCCGCGGTCCTGCTGGCCGTGATGTTCACCGGCCTGTCCCTGGCCCTGCTCAGAGGCGTTGACCCGCAGGTGATCCAGCTGCTCACCAGCGGTGCGGGGATGCCGCTGTGGTTCCTGGCCGCGTACCTCGCAGCGCAGCTGAACCTTCCGTGGCTGGCGGCGTTGCACGGGCGCGCTCCCTGGCTGACCCTGGCCGGCCTGATCTCCCTCGTGGTGGCCGTCGACTGCCTGCGGGGGATTCTCCCGGAACTGGCTTACCTGAATATGGTGTTCGTCTGGTGCGCCGTGCAGCAGCTCGGATTCATCGTGGCCGACAACCCGGCGTTCAGGCCCGGCCGCCCCGCGCTGCTTGGCATCGTCGTGGCCAGCAACATGCTGTTGGGCTTGCTCGTCCTGCTGGGGCTCTATTCCGGCAACATGCTGGTAAACCTCAATCCGCCCAATCTGACGCTGGTGCTCCTGGGCATCTCGCAGGCCGCGGCCCTCCAGTTCCTGCGTCCCTGGCTGTCCAGGATCGCATCCCTGGCCCGGGTGCGCCGGTTTGTGGGCGTGGCCGGGCGGCGGTCCATGACCGTCTATCTGTGGCACTTGCCCCTGCTGGCGGCGATGTCGGGAGTGCTGCTGCTGACGGACTTTCCCCAGCCTGCCGGAGGCACGGCGGGCTGGTGGTGGGGGCGACCCCTGGTGCTGCTGGCCGTCATCGCGCTGCTGATGCCGATAGTGGCACTGTTCGGCCGGCTGGAAGACCGGCCGACGGCGCCCGGCCCGGCCCCTGGCCGCCCGGCGGCCGCGGTGCTGCTGGCCGCCGTCGCCGTCTTCGTCCCGGCGGTCAATGCGGCGCTCAACGGTCTCACGTTGGGGTTGCTGGGCGGCGGCGCTGCCTGCTTCGCCCTCGCGGTCGTGCTGCTGGGCCGCGTGCCTGCCCGGCTCACGACCCCGGCCGGCCGGACCGGCGGATCAGAACCGCCATTGCCACACCCGCCATTAAGTGCCAATGTCGAACCATGA
- a CDS encoding DUF1304 domain-containing protein: MILASLGFALAAALLHVYIFTMEAITWTRPATWKRFGIASQADADTTRPLAYNQGFYNLFLAAGALAGTGAVALGHPAVGWTLVFYACGSMLLASIVLALSGGKYLRAAATQGTTPLLAVVLGTLGLLTA, translated from the coding sequence ATGATCCTGGCCTCCCTCGGGTTCGCCCTCGCGGCGGCCCTGCTGCACGTCTACATCTTCACGATGGAGGCCATCACCTGGACACGGCCCGCCACGTGGAAGCGGTTCGGCATCGCGTCGCAGGCAGATGCCGATACCACGCGTCCGCTGGCCTACAACCAGGGCTTCTACAATCTGTTCCTCGCCGCTGGCGCCCTGGCCGGCACCGGGGCCGTTGCGCTGGGCCACCCTGCCGTGGGCTGGACGCTGGTCTTCTACGCCTGCGGCTCCATGCTCCTGGCCTCGATCGTCCTCGCCCTGAGCGGCGGGAAGTACCTCCGTGCCGCGGCCACGCAGGGCACGACGCCGCTGCTCGCCGTCGTCCTCGGAACACTGGGGCTGCTCACCGCCTGA